Part of the Catalinimonas alkaloidigena genome is shown below.
AACGCGACTGCTCGGTGCAGCGACGTTTTCAGAAAGTGGTGGAAGTAGCGCCATCTTCCAACCTTAAGCAGGAAACCAAGGATAAGCTCTATGAGTATGCTTTACAAATTACCCGATCTGTTGATTACAATAATGTAGGTACGGTTGAATTTCTGGTAGACAAAAATGAAGGCATCTATTTCATAGAAGTTAATCCGCGCATACAGGTAGAGCATACCATTACCGAAGAGATTACCGGCGTAGATATCGTTCGTTCGCAGATTCTAATCGCACAGGGACGGAAACTTGCTGATCCGCGCATCTACATCCGCAAGCAGGAAGACATTAAGGTGCAGGGTTATGCCATACAGTGCAGGGTAACTACTGAAGATCCCAAAAACAATTTCCGTCCTGATTATGGTACCATCATCGCCTACCGAAACGCCGGTGGTTTTGGGATCAGGTTGGATGAAGGTAGCTCTTATCCGGGTGTTACCATTTCTCCCTTCTTTGATTCCATGCTGGTCAAGGTTTCAGCTACCGGCCGGACTTTAAAAGGCGCTTCACAAAGATTGCAGCGGACATTACGTGAGTTCAGAATCCGGGGGGTTAAAACTAATATTGGCTTTCTGATCAATGTGATTTCGCACCCTACTTTCTACCGTGGTGAGGCAACCGTAAATTTTATTGAAAGCAATCCTGACCTTTTTGATATTCGTGAAGGACTGGACCGTGCCACCAGAACGTTGATGTATCTGGCGGATGTTACGGTAAACGGTAATCCTAACGTCCGATTCATGGACCCGAATAAGGTGTTCAGAGCGCCAATCCTGCCTTCACCCATGATGCAAGACCCTGAGTCTGGACAGAAAGTAAATTATCAGTATGTGCCTTATCCGGAGGGAACGAAAGACAAGCTCAAGCAAATGGGCAGAGAAAAGTTTGTAGACTGGCTGAAGAATGAAAAGAAAATCCAGTATACCGATACTACTTTCCGTGATGCACATCAGTCACTTCTGGCTACCCGCATGCGAGGCATAGATATGCTGAGGGTAGCAGAAAGCTTTGCCAAACATCATCCGCAGGTCTTTTCTATGGAAGTATGGGGAGGGGCTACTTTTGATGTGAGCATGCGCTTTCTACATGAAGACCCCTGGGTACGTTTGCAGCAAATCAGAGAAGCAGTACCTAATATTCTTTTGCAAATGCTCCTTAGAGGATCTAATGCGGTTGGCTACAAAGCTTACCCTGATAACCTGATAGAGAAATTTATTGAGAAAGCCGCCGAGACCGGAATAGATATTTTCCGCGTGTTTGACTCGCTCAACTGGGTTAATGCCATGAAAGTAAGCCTACGTGCTATCAGAGAGCGTACAGAATCAATTGCTGAGGCAGCCATTTGTTATACTGGAGACCTGATGTCGCCCGACAATAAAAAATATACGCTTCAGTATTACCTGGATATGGCGAAGCAGTTGGAAGATGAGGGAGCACATATTCTGGCGATCAAAGATATGGCAGGTTTGCTCAAGCCTTATGCTGCCGAGCTACTGGTCAGTGAGCTTAAAAAAACAGTGGATATTCCAGTACATCTGCACACCCATGATACCTCATCCGTACAACCTGCCACGTATGTCAAAGCCATTGAAGCAGGTGTGGATGTGGTAGATGTAGCAATTGGTGCCATGTCCGGACTTACCTCGCAGCCAAACTTCAACGCTGTGGTGGCGATGATGCAGGGACACGAAAGAGAGCAGCCTATTAATCTGCATTCGCTCAATGAGTATTCAGTCTATTGGGAAGCAATTCGTGAATACTACTATCCCTTTGAATCTGGCTTAAAAGCAGGTACTGCTGAAGTTTACGATCATGAGATTCCCGGAGGACAGTATTCTAATCTGCGCCCGCAAGCTACGGCTATGGGGTTGGAGCACAAATTTGAAACCATCAAAAAGAATTATGCGGCCGTTAACAAACTCTTTGGAGACTTGGTGAAAGTAACTCCCTCTTCCAAAGTAGTAGGGGATATGGCAATCTTTATGGCATCCAATAACCTTACGGTAGAAGATGTGCTAAACGATGGTAAAAATCTATCATTTCCAGAGTCTGTCGTTAGTCTTTTCAGAGGTGAGTTGGGGCAGCCAGTGGGTGGATTTCCTGAGAAGATACAGCAACTGGTGCTGAAGGGAGAGAAGCCATTCACCGATCGACCAAATGAGCACCTTGAACCCATAGATTTTGATAAAGAATTTGAGGAATTTAAACAGCGTTTTGATGAGAGTCGCAGCTTGCTGGACTTCCTGTCTTACAAATTATACCCTAAAGTATATGAAGACTTCTATAATTATCAGAAAGTATATGGAGATATGTCTTCATTGCCTACGCCAGCATTTTTCTACGGACTCAAGTACGGTGAGGAAATACTGGTCAAAATAGCTGAAGGTAAGGTTATCATGATCAAGTTGCTTTTCATCACCGAACCGGATGAGGAAGGCTATCGCATGGTCACTTTTGAACTCAACGGGCAATCTCGCAGGGTTAGGATTAAAGATAATAATTTCCAGTCCAAAGTAGTGGCGCATCAGAAGGCTGCCAAGGAGAGCGATACGGAAATCG
Proteins encoded:
- a CDS encoding pyruvate carboxylase, whose translation is MPNDLKKLNKILVANRGEIAIRILRAASELRIRTVAIYTYEDRYSLHRYKADEAYQVGEDNEPLKPYLDIEEIILLAKRQNVDAIHPGYGFLSENVKLSRRCKEEGIIFVGPEPEVMEKLGDKVSAKKIAINAKVPVIEDSKEDLTTEEVALKEAERIGFPVMLKAAAGGGGRGMRVIRDAKSLKNAFSEAKSEAKKAFGDDTVFLEKFIEEPKHIEVQIMGDNYGNIVHLFERDCSVQRRFQKVVEVAPSSNLKQETKDKLYEYALQITRSVDYNNVGTVEFLVDKNEGIYFIEVNPRIQVEHTITEEITGVDIVRSQILIAQGRKLADPRIYIRKQEDIKVQGYAIQCRVTTEDPKNNFRPDYGTIIAYRNAGGFGIRLDEGSSYPGVTISPFFDSMLVKVSATGRTLKGASQRLQRTLREFRIRGVKTNIGFLINVISHPTFYRGEATVNFIESNPDLFDIREGLDRATRTLMYLADVTVNGNPNVRFMDPNKVFRAPILPSPMMQDPESGQKVNYQYVPYPEGTKDKLKQMGREKFVDWLKNEKKIQYTDTTFRDAHQSLLATRMRGIDMLRVAESFAKHHPQVFSMEVWGGATFDVSMRFLHEDPWVRLQQIREAVPNILLQMLLRGSNAVGYKAYPDNLIEKFIEKAAETGIDIFRVFDSLNWVNAMKVSLRAIRERTESIAEAAICYTGDLMSPDNKKYTLQYYLDMAKQLEDEGAHILAIKDMAGLLKPYAAELLVSELKKTVDIPVHLHTHDTSSVQPATYVKAIEAGVDVVDVAIGAMSGLTSQPNFNAVVAMMQGHEREQPINLHSLNEYSVYWEAIREYYYPFESGLKAGTAEVYDHEIPGGQYSNLRPQATAMGLEHKFETIKKNYAAVNKLFGDLVKVTPSSKVVGDMAIFMASNNLTVEDVLNDGKNLSFPESVVSLFRGELGQPVGGFPEKIQQLVLKGEKPFTDRPNEHLEPIDFDKEFEEFKQRFDESRSLLDFLSYKLYPKVYEDFYNYQKVYGDMSSLPTPAFFYGLKYGEEILVKIAEGKVIMIKLLFITEPDEEGYRMVTFELNGQSRRVRIKDNNFQSKVVAHQKAAKESDTEIGSPLQGRLSSLMAKAGQEVEEGTPLFVIEAMKMESTISAPRAGKVKKIHLEVNTMVEQDDLVVELE